GGATGTGTTCCGTCCGCCAGGCACTCCGGGCAGGTGTCGGCCAGCGGCGCCGGTTCGGGGCGCGGCATTTCGGCAACGTGCGGGCACTCGCTCATGATGGCCAGGTTACGTTGCGGGACGAGACGGGGACGGGCATGGACGCTCTACAACTGGTGGCACTCGTGGCCGCGAGCGCGGCGATCGCGGGGCTCGCCCGCAGGACCCCGGTGCCCGCGCCGCTCCTCCTGGTCGCCGTCGGTCTCGCCGCCGCCTACGTGCCCGGAGTGCCGGACTACACCCTCGACCCGCACATCGTGCTGCCGCTGATCCTGCCCCCGCTCCTCTACACGGCGGCCGTCGACTCCTCCTACCTCGACCTGCGGGCCAACATCCGGCCCGTCGCACTGCTCTCCGTCGGGTACGTCCTCTTCGCCACCGTGGCCGTGGGCTGGCTCGCGTACGTCCTCGTGCCCGACCTGCCGCTCACCGCCGCCCTGGTGCTCGGCGCGGTCGTCGCCCCGCCGGACGCGGTCGCCGCCACGGCCATCGCCCGCAAGCTCGGGCTGCCGAACCGGATCACCACGATCCTCCAGGGCGAGTCCCTGGTGAACGACGCCACCGCCATCACCGCGTACAAGGTCGCCCTCGCGGCGGCCGTCGGCGAGGGGCTGAGCTGGGCCGGCGGCCTCGGGGAGTTCGCCCTCGCGGCCCTCGGCGGCATCGGCGTCGGACTGGTCCTCATGGTCCCCATCCACTGGCTGCGCCGGGGTCTCGGCGACTCCCTCCTGCAGAACACCCTCTCCCTCCTCATCCCCTTCGTCGCCTACGCGGCGGCCGAGGAGGTGCACGCCTCCGGTGTCCTGGCCGTCGTCGTGGTCGGCCTCTTCCTCGGCCACCGCGCCTGGCAGGTCGACTTCGCGACCCGCCTCCAGGAGGAGGCCGTCTGGAAGATGGTCGCCTTCGTCCTGGAGTCCGCCGTCTTCGCCCTGATCGGCCTTCAGCTGCCGTACGTCGTCCAGGGGCTGGGGCAGTACGGGATGGCCGAGGCGGCCTGGTACGCGATCGGGGTCTTCGTCGCGGTGGTCGTGGTCCGCTTCGTCTGGGTCTACCCGGCGACCTTCCTGCCCCGGCTCTCCGCCCGGGTCCGGGAACGGGAGCCGGGGGTGGACTGGAGAGCCCCGCTCGTCGTCGGCTGGGCCGGCATGCGCGGAGTGGTCTCGCTCGCCATCGCCTTCTCCATCCCCGTGGTCACCGACGGCGTGGAGTTCCCGGCCCGCAACCTCGTCCTCTTCCTCACCTTCACCACCGTCATCGGCACCCTGGTGGTGCAGGGCCTCACCCTCCCTCCGCTCATCCGCTTCCTGAAGCTCCCCGGAAAGGACCGGTACGCCGAGACCCTGGCCGAGGCACAGGCGCAGAGCGAGGCCTCGCAGGCCGCCGAGGAGCGCCTCGACGCACTGCTCGCCGACGAGCGCAACGCCCTGCCGAAGCCCCTCGCCGACCGGCTCCGCACGGTCCTGGAACGACGCCGCAACGCGGTCTGGGAGCGGCTCGGCGCGGTCAACGAGGTCACCGGGGAGACCGCGGACGACACCTACCGGCGGCTGTCGCGGGAGATGATCGACGCCGAGCGGGAGGTCTTCGTGCGGCTGCGGGACGCCCGGCGGATCGACGACGAGATGATGCGGACGCTGCTCCGCCGGCTCGACCTGGAGGAGGCGGCCGCCTACCGCGAGGAGACCGCGGGCTGAGTCCCGTCGTCCGGCCGGGACCCCTGCTCCTGAACGGTCCCGTCCTCCGGCCGGGGCGCGTCCGGGGCGCCCGTCACGACCGCCACGAGCCGGGTGCCCGCCGGGAACGCGCCCTCCTCCGCCAGGGTCGTGAGGCCGAGCAGCATTTTGGCCACATACAGCCGCTCGATGGCGAGTCCGTGCCGCGCCTCGAAGTCGCGTGCGAACACGTCGAGAGCCGGGGACACGCGCGCGTAGCCGCCGCCGTGGAAGCGCTCGTCCAGGCGCCAGTCGCCGCGCGGGCCGCCGAACGCCGCCACCTGGAGGGCGCGTACCTCTCCGCCCAGGAAACCGCCCTTGAGGACCGGGACGCCCAGAGCGCGCTGCCCGGGGGCCAGGCCGGCCGCGAGGCCCGCCAGGGTGCCGCCCGTGCCGCAGGCGATGGCGACCGTGTCCGCCGCCCCGGCGAGCTCCCGGCCCAGCTCCAGGCAGCCCTGGACGGCGAGCGCGTTGCTGCCGCCCTCCGGGACCACGTACGCGCCCGCGGGGGCCCGTTCCAGGAGCGTCGCGCGCGTGGCCGGGTCGTTCTTCGCGCGGTACGTGGCCCGGTCCACGAAGACGAGCCGCATCCCGTCCGCCGCGCACCGCGCGAGCGAGGGGTTGAGCGGCCGTCCGGCCAGCTCGTCGCCGCGCACGATCCCGACCGTGGGGAAGCCGAGCAGCCGTCCGGCGGCCGCGACCGCGCGCAGATGGTTGGAGTACGCGCCGCCGAAGGTCAGCACGGGACGGCCGCCCGCCGCCTCCAGGTTGAGCGCGAGCTTGCGCCACTTGTTGCCCGGCAGATCGGGATGGATGAGGTCCTCGCGCTTGAGCGCGAGCGTGAGCCCGCGCCGGGTGAAGCGCTCGTCCTCCACCGGCTCCAGGGGTGAGGGGAGCCGGGGCCGCAGGCGGGAGAGGTCGAACGCGTTCACCCGGCCATTGTCCGGGTGCCGGGCCGTGGTCCGCGCGGCCCCGGACGGTCAGCGCAGGTGCTCGGCCACCCGCTCGCGCATCGAGGCCATCGTGAAGCCGCGCGGGTCCACCTTCCCCGGCTGCCACTCCAGGTGCCCGATGACCGAGCGCTGAGTCCAGCCGTGCACCCGGCACAGCGCGGCCGCCGCCTTCGCGATCGCCTCCAGCTGGACCTTCGGCCACGGGTCTCTGCCGTCGCCGAGGTTCTCGCACTCGAAGCCGTAGAAGTACCGGTTGCCGTCCGTGGTGGCCTCGTCGTCCCGGGGCAGGCCCTGCTCGGCGATGACCGCCCTGAGGACCTCGTCGTCGCCGAGGCCCGCGTGGTTCGCGCGGCCGTAGCCGACGAGATGGACGGTGCCGTCCTTGGCGATCACGCCGTGGCAGAGCGGCCCGGGCAGGCCGGCGTGGCCGTCCCGGCAGATGCGGACGGTCTGGGCGGTGCCGCGGGTCACGGTGTGGTGGATCATCACGCCGTGCACGGGGCCCCAGGGGCCCTTGTGGTTGCGGTTGTGGGTGGACCATTCGCCGACCTGGACGACCGCGAGGCCCGCGTCGCGCAGCGCG
This sequence is a window from Streptomyces sp. NBC_00691. Protein-coding genes within it:
- a CDS encoding Na+/H+ antiporter, translated to MDALQLVALVAASAAIAGLARRTPVPAPLLLVAVGLAAAYVPGVPDYTLDPHIVLPLILPPLLYTAAVDSSYLDLRANIRPVALLSVGYVLFATVAVGWLAYVLVPDLPLTAALVLGAVVAPPDAVAATAIARKLGLPNRITTILQGESLVNDATAITAYKVALAAAVGEGLSWAGGLGEFALAALGGIGVGLVLMVPIHWLRRGLGDSLLQNTLSLLIPFVAYAAAEEVHASGVLAVVVVGLFLGHRAWQVDFATRLQEEAVWKMVAFVLESAVFALIGLQLPYVVQGLGQYGMAEAAWYAIGVFVAVVVVRFVWVYPATFLPRLSARVREREPGVDWRAPLVVGWAGMRGVVSLAIAFSIPVVTDGVEFPARNLVLFLTFTTVIGTLVVQGLTLPPLIRFLKLPGKDRYAETLAEAQAQSEASQAAEERLDALLADERNALPKPLADRLRTVLERRRNAVWERLGAVNEVTGETADDTYRRLSREMIDAEREVFVRLRDARRIDDEMMRTLLRRLDLEEAAAYREETAG
- a CDS encoding 1-aminocyclopropane-1-carboxylate deaminase/D-cysteine desulfhydrase, which produces MNAFDLSRLRPRLPSPLEPVEDERFTRRGLTLALKREDLIHPDLPGNKWRKLALNLEAAGGRPVLTFGGAYSNHLRAVAAAGRLLGFPTVGIVRGDELAGRPLNPSLARCAADGMRLVFVDRATYRAKNDPATRATLLERAPAGAYVVPEGGSNALAVQGCLELGRELAGAADTVAIACGTGGTLAGLAAGLAPGQRALGVPVLKGGFLGGEVRALQVAAFGGPRGDWRLDERFHGGGYARVSPALDVFARDFEARHGLAIERLYVAKMLLGLTTLAEEGAFPAGTRLVAVVTGAPDAPRPEDGTVQEQGSRPDDGTQPAVSSR
- a CDS encoding N-acetylmuramoyl-L-alanine amidase: MSTPMSASRFLGALRDAGLAVVQVGEWSTHNRNHKGPWGPVHGVMIHHTVTRGTAQTVRICRDGHAGLPGPLCHGVIAKDGTVHLVGYGRANHAGLGDDEVLRAVIAEQGLPRDDEATTDGNRYFYGFECENLGDGRDPWPKVQLEAIAKAAAALCRVHGWTQRSVIGHLEWQPGKVDPRGFTMASMRERVAEHLR